A window of the Bacillus andreraoultii genome harbors these coding sequences:
- a CDS encoding recombinase family protein, translating to MKYGYARVSTIHQDLQVQIEQLERENCDKIFSEKFTGTSKKRPKFQKLLGMLQEGDTLVVTKLDRFARSTQDALEIIQDLFNRNIKVHVLNMGIIENTPTGRLIFTIFSAFAEFERDMIVERTQEGKMIAKQNPDFREGRPRKFSRQQINHALSLLENHSYKQVEGMTGISVSTLVRAKKRFIAEKITE from the coding sequence TTGAAATATGGATATGCAAGAGTCAGCACAATTCATCAGGACTTACAAGTACAGATAGAACAGCTAGAGAGGGAAAATTGTGACAAAATATTCTCGGAAAAGTTTACTGGGACAAGTAAGAAACGGCCAAAGTTTCAGAAATTACTCGGGATGTTACAAGAAGGGGATACGTTAGTTGTTACAAAGTTAGATCGTTTTGCTCGAAGTACACAAGATGCTCTTGAAATTATCCAAGATTTATTCAATCGGAATATTAAAGTTCATGTATTAAATATGGGAATTATTGAAAATACACCTACCGGTAGATTGATTTTCACGATTTTTTCAGCATTTGCGGAGTTTGAGAGAGACATGATTGTAGAAAGAACTCAAGAAGGGAAAATGATAGCAAAGCAGAATCCCGATTTTCGTGAAGGAAGACCGAGGAAGTTTTCAAGGCAGCAAATTAATCATGCCCTATCCCTACTAGAGAATCATTCTTATAAACAGGTGGAAGGAATGACTGGGATTTCTGTGTCTACGCTTGTTAGAGCAAAGAAGAGATTCATAGCAGAGAAAATAACAGAGTAA